GAGCTGATAatgattttctctattataaaATATCTGGGCTTTTATTTATAGCAAAAACTACCTTGCTTTCAATATTACAAGCACTAACATCAGCAGCATTAATGAACTGGCTACCATTTCAAAGGTGAGAGTGCCTGTTATATAaaccctcttcatttttttttgtactttgaaAGCTTTAATAAAGGAAGTGCTTTCATGATGGCAGGCTTTGGACTTATCTtcaaataaaagagaatttaattCTAGTGTTTTATATTTCAGCTGGATGACTTTGTGTAGATAGAAGGTATATAATCtgaagaataattattttaatacctttataATTTCTCAATGTTGTCAAATAAAACTTATGTATCATTCACACAATAAGCTGGAGTTGAGAAAGTAAATGGAATGCCTAAATGTATTACTGAAACATAATGCAATTTGGGGCTAACAATTCTTCACAATTCATTGCACAACGAGGTCCCTGTTGTGCCAGTAACATTTTTGAtgatcaagaaaaataatttgcaatATCACTGTTCTCCTATTAGTGCACTCGTTCTCCTTTCTGAGTCTTCCACAGAATAGGTACCCAAAGCTTTGGTGACCTGAACTCGAATCTTTGATGTCTCTGGCACTTTATACAGACAGGAGCCAAGGTAATCCAAGGACTCTTGCATCCTCTCTAGCACACCCTGCCCCCACTCACCCAACTGGAACTAAAAATACCAATGTCATGGGTTTGCTGTGTTAACACGTGTTAATGTGTACAATATCCACTGGTGACAATTAAAGAGAAACTGGCATTATCATATATTCTTGGCAAGTATGTAAAGTGGTAAAGCCTTTTTGGAGGGAAATTAAACAATATCtactacatttttaatttattttttttatagatttccatctaatgctttttttttccttttttaaattaattaattaattaatttatttatttatttacttatttttggctgtgctgggtcttcgtttctgtgccagggctttctctagttgcagcgagcgggggccactcttcatcgcggtgcacgggcctctcaccgtcgcggcctctcgttgcggagcacaggctccagacgcacaggctcagtagttgtggctcactggcctagttgctccgtggcatgtgggatcttcccagaccagggctcgaacccacgtcccttgcattggcaggcagactctcaaccactgcgccaccagggaagcccgacatttTTTAATATGCATATGTTTTgaaccagcaattctacttctaggcatCCACATAAGAAAAATACTAATGCTACCCTGCAatactgtaaaagcaaaaaatttaaaacatacaaaagtaggacttccctggtggtgctgtggttaacaatccacctgccaacgcaagggacacgggttcaatccctggtccgggaagatcccacatgccgtggagcaactaagcctgtgcgccacaactactgagcctgcgctctagagcctgtgagccacaaccactgaagcccgagcgctCTGGGGCCCGCGTGCcggaactactgaagcccacacgcctacagcccgtgctctacaacaagagaaaacaccacagtgagaagcccacacaacgcaactaagagtagcccccgctcaccacaactagagaaagcccacgagcatcaacgaagacccaacacagccaaaaacaaaaaacaaacaaaaacaaaagtagatCAGTAAATAGTACTATTGATTAGCAATAGTACTATGGAATACTACAGAAAGGTAGTAGAAGCAGATCTACATAAATTGataaaacaagtgaaaaaagcaaactgTAGGATAATATGTACAGGAACagtgtatataaatttaaatacgTAGAAATGACTCCTGAAGGACACCCACCAAGCTGCTAACAGCACTACCTTCTGTGGAGGGGAGGGAAATCAAGGCATTAGGGAGAGGCAAGGAGGGAGGAGGTTAGAGGGAATTTCACATTATACTACTGATGTTTAGAGATCTACTCTTGtaccatgtgttttgttttgttttttaagttcttGCCAAATAGTAGGCAATAATGACAGTTCCTTACCAATACTTGAAAAAGGAACTAAGAAAACTTCTCCATATTCTTTAACTGGAAAGTGTACAGGAATGGCAATCAAGGGTGCTGACTCTGCTAAAAATGATCAGCTACAGGCTTTCGATGAGTCAATGAACCTCTTAGTCTtggttttctcaactgtaaagtaAGTAGATGGGAATGATTTCTTTTCCAATGTTCCATGGACTTAGAATTCTAAGATATATAGAAGGATAACTCCTAGTAAAGTCAAAACTAACCTCCAAGAGATCACCctgattcacaaatattttgcTTTCAGATCTTAAGAGACAGAGTAAGTATTTAACAtgatcaatatatttttttaaatattcacaattatctcaaaaggccattactttctttttcaaaaaatttatttattttttatttatttatttttggctgtgttgggtcctcgttgctgttcgcgggctttctctagttgcggcgagtgggggctactcttcattgaggtgcacaggcttctcatgtggtggcttctcccgttgcagagcacgggctctaggcacgcaggcttcagtagttgtgacacgtgggctcagtatttgtggctcgcgagctctagagtgcaggctcagtagttgtggtgcacgggcttagttgctctgcggcatgtgggatcttcccggaccggggctcgaacttgtgttccctgcattggcaggtggattcttaaccactgtgccaccagggaagcccaacatgatCAATATTGCTCATGGCAGTTCAGGAAAACTGCAAAAGACAATTTGCACTTTAGATGTTTCTTAAAAGTTTATTTCAACAGTCAAGATTTATATTTGttctgggaactccctggcggtccagtggttaggactccatgctttcactgccaagggtgcaggTTCAAGAAAAAAGATTTATATTTGTTCTGATAATCAGCTGCCTGAGCCCCACCTATGACTATCCTTAAAAAGAGAGATCAACTCTCAACCATAGTTGGAAACACTGAGCTATAAACCATTCAACTTAGATTATCAAATTGAGGTCCTATTGCTGATATAATCAAAACAACTGAAACCTCATTGGAAGAGTGAGCATTCTTAAAAGAAATATGAGCTATTCTCCTAAGAATTTATTTATAGATAACTACAACGCTACCACAAAGagtattccccccaccccctcaaaaaaaatcctgaaaatgcAAAGGACAACACATAAACCTCTGACTGCTCTATCTATATTCAGCAATCTTGCCTTTTTTCAgtcttagagggaaaaaaattgataatgtGATAAAAAGCTCTTTCTTCAGTATGCTAAGGATCTAAGCTACTCCAAAGAGTACAAATCTATGTAAAAATCAAGTTTTTCAACACTTCTTTATAGAAATTATATCTAAGAATTTTGTCTAGTCATCTCCCCACCCCTCGCAAGATTCTCCTTCTGAAAAGCATTGTTTTTCTGAGTATAAATAACACAGGCTAACTATACTggatataaatggaattaaactTTGACTCAAAATCTTAGGAAAAACTGTTCCAAAGATAAAAACAGATAGGAAGAAAATATACTTGCTGATAGCTAAATGATAAGTCTCAGAAAACTCATACCCATTTGCTTTCTTCCATTAGGTTGTCTGCCAAGATTTGGGCTTGGAGGCTGAAGTGAAGACCCTTTCAGAAATGTATTTTGGATGTCATCCTTAGTTCCATGCAAGAAATGAGCTAAAATTCCATACAAAAGAGGTCTATAGcaggaagaaaatcaaaatcaattCAATTTGAATAAATAGGAAATGCTTAAAAATATCTACTCTTTAAAAGGTAGCCTCTGACACGAAAACAGCCAAGTAATTCAccagacttaaaagaaaaaagatgcatGGTTATCATCCAAATTGCAAACTGTTCATGCTTTTTCAAATTTAAGTGTACCATTTAACtctaaagacaattttaaaatccAGAGAAAACACGTTAACAAGTTAAACCTCACCTAAGCTGAAATACAATTTCAATCAATGCACAggaatcagcttttttttttttaaactccgaAGTCCAGTATGAGATTTCCCACTACCTAACATGGTCTGATACAAAACAACTATTCAATATATACTTACTGGATTAATAAATccttgcctgggttcaaatcctggtcctGCCACTTGACCTCAGCAAGATTCTTAACGTCCCCAGCCTCATAAATGTTTCTTCCTCTATAAATGAGGATAAGCATAGTCTCTACCTCATAGGGCAGTTATGGAcgaaatgagttaataaatgtcaAGTGCttagaaccatgcctggcacatattaaatgGTATATAAATGCAAGCTATACAGGAGTCGGGTaagaactaatattttaaaagctactttacagtttacaaaacacTCTTCTCTCCCTTCATTTTATCCCCACCTTGTGATGTCATAATCATCACCTCcaatttagaaatgagaaaaccaGAGCTCACTGAGGATTTGCTAGAGATTGCTTAGACAGTCAACAAACTTTACATTTGAACCCCAAGTCCCATATTCTTTTCCTTACAGCATGCTGCCTGGAGATTTACATTAGTGCCCTTGCACCAATGGAGGCTGCTCTGATGACAATAAAGAGTGGTTTTCCCTTGTTTACAATATCACAGTTGAAAATATCAATTTAATGGATTGTCTTTTTGAGATAATCTATCTACTTATTAGCAGGTGTGATGGTTCAAAGTATGACATCCTTTCCCTTCAAAAGGTGGAGTCTAACTGCTCTCCTCTTGAGTGTGAGCTGAACTCACTTCTCAGGAACTGAGTAAGGCACTAAGTGACAGCACTTGCAACTTCAGAGTCTAGGTCATAAACGGCATTGTGGCCTCCTCCTTGCCTTCTCTCTTGGTCACTCTCTCTGGGGTAAGTCAGTTGCCacgtcatgaggacactcaagctgTCCCATGGAAAGGTACATGTAGTGAAGAACTGAGGCCTCCGACAAGCAGCCATGTGAATATGTCACATGGAAACGGATCCTCCAGCTCCAGCcaaaccttcagatgactgcatcCCCGGCCAACATCTTAACTGCAATCTCATGAGTGAGACTAGCCACAGAAGCCACGCCCAGATTCCTCTCCACtgataataaatgtctgttgttttaaaccaccaactTCTGGGGTAATCtgttatacagcaataaataACCAACTACACACAAAAGCAATTTTTCCATACCACAAAGAAACCAAGAGAGTGAGTTTCTCTATTTAATAAGATGCCTCAGCTCTTATAAAAGCTTCATACAGGAATATAAAATAGGTCTCTCTGTCTACTTTAAACCATTGTTTCCTGAAGTGTTAACTggtcaaagatttttaaattaaaaaaattctgttttccaaatttacaataaaatttacctaagatttaaaatttttaagacatattagaaaatataaaactacCACATTTAACCTGCAGCTTCATGAATATTAaggtttcttttttcaaaaatcctACTTAAAAAAGAGATAATTGTTTTTAAAGTACAGCTTCACAATGCCTTATttgcaattttgaaaaacaaacactctgaaaactaattttcttcataaatttgGCACAAACTCATTTGGTGGCATGGCTTGACCTAACATAAGGTTATTATACACTTTATCCTACTTTTTGTGAAAATTCTTAAGTTTCACTGAAAAATATTAATGTGACTATTAGTGCTACCTCAGACTTCCACTGGACCCTACACCATATATGGAccacattactttttaaaatctgaaaacttttcaatggaaatgttttaaagcaATAAGTGTCTTTCAGAAAGCAAACTACTGGCAGCGTGACACAAGTTAGAAAAGAAAGTGACTGGAGAGAAACGGGACAGACGCCTCCTGAACTGCACGGTGCAGGGCGTGAGGACAGACAGGCGCTACTGCACAGGCCAAATTGATAAGACTCGCAAAATGACTTGTGGAGAAGTGAGAAGGAGCCAGAAGTGCAAGTAAGCTCTCAGGTGAAGACCTGAATGGCTGTTATGAGGAAGCTACGAGGGGGGCTTGAAGAGATGAAAATAATGGACTTGATATTTGGACACACGGAGTTTGAGATGCCAGCAGAAATGTAGGTCCATAACTCACGAGCTCTGTAAGATTTAAAGCAGAGTCACCAGCGTGGAGACATCATTAAAGACTCAAGACTAGATAGAAAAGTGGGCAGGGggacaagaggaaaagaaagttaaGGACAAGACTTGGGGGAGAGTGCCCAAAATTTAAAGGAACCCTAAAGGAGCCAATGAAGAAACTGTGATGACCATTAGGGAGACAGAAAAACCAAGACAGTAAAGGGTcataaaagacaaatgacaagaagaagtgttttaaggaagagttgTCAATATTACAAAACACTGCAGAAACTCAAGTAAAGCTGAGCTTCTCAAATTGGAAATAGATATATACCCACTCTTAGTGCTAGCGGCCTGGTACGAAGTACAGGTGGCATATGATCCCAGAACACTAATTTTACACAAAGATTTGAGGGAGAGTTCAATTTAATTGGCatgtcatttaaaacattttaatggtaaaaaaattatatcatgaagtagaatgaaaaaattcaataaacttttagaaagagaaaacataagaCTTCAAAGAAATTTCTTACTAGGAGAAAGTTGCTTTGATCTATGTTCCCAGGCCTCCGAGGTACAATTTTTTCTGCCATTCAGGGATCCTCTagaaaaagtttaagaaacactaaagtaggaaaaaaactaagaaactaCTAGAAAGTGGTCACTCTTTTTCAAGAGCATAGTTTCAGTATAAACGGTGAGGGGAGAATTTTAAATGCAGAGAAGGCAAAAGAGGGGGTAATAACAAAATGAAAGCAGGGGGTTGATCTTCACTAAGTTCAGTGATAAAAGGAGTTAAGAGGTTTTTTTGGAGAGGGGAGATTTGAGTACATTCCCAAGTTGAAGTGAAGGAAGCAGTGAGGAGGAAGAGTTAAATGTGAGGAAGAAAACAATTGATAGAGCAAAGCCTCAGGTAAAAAACAAAAGGATGGATCAAGAAGCCAAGAGACATGACCCTTAGGATGAAGCAGGGGTGCTCAGTCCTCTGAAACCACATGCACTTAGCACCTACTCACAGCTGCACACCGTGGACGTGTGCTAGACACACACTGGGCCCAAATAAATACCtactgaattaaaatgaaataaaaccactgctATGCAATTATGACTCTAATACAACAATAtctgaaaacttatttttttaaaaacttcttacaTTGTATTATCCTTTGATTCTTCAAATGCATTTAGTTCACGGATGAGAAACTGTCTGTCCAATGGAACTATGGGTTGACCAGATTCTGGGGGGAAAATCATAAAACACTGATCTTTATTAATGTAAAAAGTAAATAGGATTTTGATAAAAACCACACTTACAAGGTATAcacatttttcagattttagaagAATGATGATGGCACACGCCAAGGCACATGCAACTGTATGTGATTTTATGACTTTCAGAATAGCTACTTtgttaaatgcatattttaatacagtttaacataaacttattttttaaatctcccaaTTTTGAGTTGGGAAAATATTGTTTCTATATACTAGACTTCAGAAGTCCTATTTTCTAAGAAGCCTGTAAACTAAACACATGACAGCGCTGATATCCGTTTGGCGGCAATAAATCTAAAAGTACAATGAACACTAATATgaagtgctggcaaggatacagggcaactggaaccctcatactcTGCTGGTAGGAGAACAAAATGCTGCATCCACTTATAAAGGTAAGCATACACTTACCACACacaacccagcaataccactcttAGCTCTTTacccaagacatgaaaacaacgtTCGGCCAAACCTTgtaaatgaatgtttatagcagcttgactcataactgccaaaaactagaaacaaccccaatgtctatcaactgataaTAGATAAATCAACacaaccatacaatggaatgctattcgGAGGGGAAAAACAACAGCATGGTCTCAAATgtgttatgctgagtgaaaggaaGCAGATTCAAAATGCTACATCCTGCATGGTTTCACTTATATGacgttctagaaaaggcaaatgatAGGTACAGAAAACAACAGATCAGAGGTTGCTAGGGGTTTGAGGGTAGGAGAAGAGGTTGTCTACAAAGGGACACAGGGAAttttttgaggtgatggaaaCGTTCTATATCGTGATTgtgattgtggtggtagttacacaactgtatgaatttggtaaaatccATAGAACTATATACTAAAAATGGTAAAGAATCTTATATGTTaattttacctcattttttttaaaaaaaagccaagacACTGTAGAAACTTGACTATTGTCATTATATTCCATTCTAGGTAAGCACAAGTCCAAGACATCTAATTGgtgatattttcatattcttcttttctgattattAATGTATTATATAGCCATCTATAACAAACTGAAGAAAGTGAAGATACTGATATTGAAGATCCTTAAACCAATAAAAATCATCAGTCTTCATTCAGTTAAGGTATTAACATTCAGTTAACATTAAATAAAAGATCTAGAATATTAACAAAAGATCTATCGAATGGAAAGTTCCAGCACCACAAATAAGGAATCCATTCTCTCTTCCAAAATCCGCTTCATGATCTCTTTTCTTTGAGGAGGCATATCTCCAAGGCACCAAACAGTCTTAAAGCACAGATTACACCCTGAACAAGGGAATCAAGTTATGTACGTGCAAGGTGTTTTGATCATCCTCCCAGCCTCATCTCCCCCAGCCCAGAGGCAATGCTGATCCTGACTACTGTGCATATTCTTCcagttcttttgctttctttcttaagaaataaaatttaacagataaagtaaatttctttttaactgttGACTCCCTCCCCCCAATACTATTTCTCTCCCTCCCATcactagaatgagtttggagttTACCTTCctaatccttttctttttttttattgaagtatagttgatctcttctttctttttttatttaagtatagttggttcacaatattatattatattagtttcaggtgtacaacacagtgatttgaaaTTTCTAAGAGATTATCTAATCCTTTTTAGATATCATGCTTTCACATACATTTGTATACAGTGCCTGATCAATACATGGTAGCAATATTTTGAGGCTTTATCtccaatgttttatattttttaataaagaatatatataaaatctgtgtgtgtgtatttgtgtgtgtgtgtgtgtgtgtgtatgtgtgtttttaaagcATATACATAGAAAAAAGACTGACAGCACATAGGGTAAAATGTAAAGAACTGTTTACTCTCAATACCagtaaacaagtatttattgtcaGTGCCAGGAATTATGATTTTTCAAAGTATGCACCTAGTTTAAGTGTTTATTGAGTTATTTTCCCCTACAATACAATAAACCTCACGAGAACTTGTTCAAGCTATGGAAAGAGCCCGTGGGAGTTTTATGTCCCAGTCATGTCCCAGATGATACTGTTTGGTAATGGAATTAGATTTCTAGGCTAAACACTTTCTGAGAATTGGGAGAAGGGAAGAAGCAGATTTCATATCAGGTAACTAACAATAAATAACCTCTTACCTGCTATGAGGACAGATGCTGTATACTTATATTTGTTGAATTCCAAATACTCCcgaattaattcattaattagaaGGTTTTCATGAGACAATGATGGTCGAGGTTCACTTTCATCATCAAGGGCATTGAAAACTTCAGCTCGAATTCTTGCTTTTAAATGCCCTAATACTCCTCTTTTTTCCAAGGTGTCCTTTAAAactgttaaatataaaatattaatgcttCAGTTACAGAAGAAATTTTGTCGTTCTTAGCTAAACTTTGAAGAAAAATGCTTAAAAGGTAAATGGCATAACACGCACTTTCAACCTATACTCTATGACAAACTGAACAATCATCACATTAGCTACCACAAGCCACatctgcaataaaaaataaagttcctaAGTTGCgatgatttattttaatatatttaagcaAATGCAAGTTTATCCTTCCAACATCGTCACTGTCAGAGGTTACAGCCTGATACACATTCTTTAGTGAAGAAGAAAATAGGGAGAGAAATATACTTAGCTTACTGGGACCTGAACTTATCTCCCAGTGTCTCATATCTTTTCAAGAATGGTTGTCACTGCAGACAGGTTCTGTATGTCACTAAAACCCTCTGGTCCAGAAAGTAGATGATTAAAGATAACAAGTACACTCCAAAAAGGAAGGACTATGTCATGTCCTTTGTATAAAAACTGATACCCAGAACCCTTGGGAAATGGCCCATTCTGAACAAAAAGGTGGGCTTTTGTTcagggggtttgtttgtttgttaaagaCAATTATGAGTTAATTCCTTAGAACAGTAAGATTTTGAAATTGTAAGCCTACTTAGAAATCTAACATGTAACTTTATCAATGCCATCTCAAGGAATCAGGGATGTATATGCTGAATGTAATCTAACTTCTTGATAAGCAAGGGTCATTATTACAAA
This DNA window, taken from Balaenoptera ricei isolate mBalRic1 chromosome 15, mBalRic1.hap2, whole genome shotgun sequence, encodes the following:
- the CEP20 gene encoding centrosomal protein 20 isoform X2, whose product is MATVAELKAVLKDTLEKRGVLGHLKARIRAEVFNALDDESEPRPSLSHENLLINELIREYLEFNKYKYTASVLIAESGQPIVPLDRQFLIRELNAFEESKDNTIGRNIYEAGDVKNLAEVKWQDQDLNPGKDLLIQPLLYGILAHFLHGTKDDIQNTFLKGSSLQPPSPNLGRQPNGRKQMVFLNCHEQY
- the CEP20 gene encoding centrosomal protein 20 isoform X3 → MATVAELKAVLKDTLEKRGVLGHLKARIRAEVFNALDDESEPRPSLSHENLLINELIREYLEFNKYKYTASVLIAESGQPIVPLDRQFLIRELNAFEESKDNTIPLLYGILAHFLHGTKDDIQNTFLKGSSLQPPSPNLGRQPNGRKQMEDHLQKEQGRRANTENLHASPAMKR
- the CEP20 gene encoding centrosomal protein 20 isoform X1 produces the protein MATVAELKAVLKDTLEKRGVLGHLKARIRAEVFNALDDESEPRPSLSHENLLINELIREYLEFNKYKYTASVLIAESGQPIVPLDRQFLIRELNAFEESKDNTIGRNIYEAGDVKNLAEVKWQDQDLNPGKDLLIQPLLYGILAHFLHGTKDDIQNTFLKGSSLQPPSPNLGRQPNGRKQMEDHLQKEQGRRANTENLHASPAMKR